Genomic window (Nilaparvata lugens isolate BPH chromosome 7, ASM1435652v1, whole genome shotgun sequence):
aaaataattggggAAAGACCAagaggcacagcccaaaactgttccttccccgaattttgattacACTAGTCcaaaatgtaggttatgtttcatccACTTGTGAATTTGGGTCCAAATTTGAGTGTAAACATTTTGGatgaataagacgttgatgttgtcaataccactataattgttcaaaataaatttaatttgggTCCAAATTTAAGTGTAAACActcaaaaacaagaaattttgGATGAATAAggcgttgatgttgtcaataccactatatttattcaaaatcaatttaaattacagACCATGTTTCCAGAGCTCAGCTGAAGATGTAGCAGGTGAAACCTGATTctgtaatttaaattgattttgaacaaatatagtggtattgacatcaacatcttattctttcaattgtcttttttattttattctctcaATTGATTTACTTTCACATCACAGATTTTGttgtattgacaacatcaaactcttagtgccggttgcacaaaagccggttaaattttaattgtgattaatttcacaataacgaatcagagaagccttcttttcaaaaaagccttctctgattggctctcgtgaaattaatcacgattaaaatttaaccggctgttgttcCACCGGGTCTACCAACTTATCGTtagtattcaattattatactgATTTACTCTCACATCACAGATCTCATTTAGTAAGTGAAATTTCAGTACAATAAATTCACAATGGATAATGTAAAAATATGTAAATGATTAATTTCTGTTAACAGAgtttcaattcattttgaatgattAAAGTTTGAAAGTAGAGTAAACAGGCTTCCTTCGCTCGCCaagtgaatttatttgatatcggcattttttaataaaaaaaatcaaatcttcaGTGGATAATGGGGTAATGTAATTGATTCAATTGTGTACTGATTTTGAATTTGTGTATTGTTTGAAGGTGGCCTTCATGTACACTGCAAGGTTGTGACGCACATGTAACTTGGAACGAAGATAGAACAAAAActaataaatcaatttgaaacgGTGAACGGCGAGATGTATAGCGCAGATTGATTTGTCGAAATCAATGCTAACAATGATCAAACTCCTATAAATACTTGAAGGTTTGAAGAAACGTATGGGACTTCGAAGAGTTAGTGCACAAGAGACAGAAACAAGCGGGAGGAACGAAGCAATGTTTTAGGCTCGGAAACAAAAAAGCAAATGACCAGGTACGTAACTCAAAAATACTGTTAACACATAACTGAACGATCACCCTAATATAATGAGAGACAATctatttgtaaaatataattgaaaatgattacaaaagtgaATACGGTATGGATTATTTATCTATAAAAATATCTAAAAGACAAAATTGAGACGAAAACGAAACTACAGGCGGCCATGAAATCTCGACGGCAATACAAAAGGCAGTGAGTAGCAGACACTAAGACAAAATGACAGCTGATCGTCTATAAACATGCGACAACcgctgtggctacagttacggtaaccgtaaCCTAATTCGCgttccggtaaacatttgcgcaggcgcggctaccgctatttacatgtgTATTGTGGTGTTGATGGTTTTTGGTGACATGGTTATGATAACCTATCGTTTCAATGAAGTTAGTTAGAAATAAGTTAGTTAATAATGAAGTTAGTTAGTTACTTAGAAATCATAACCATGTGACCAAAAACCACAAGcaccacaatgcacatgtaaatagcggtagccgcgCATGCTCAAATGTTTACCGGAACTCGATACGAgctacggttaccgtaactgtagccacagcgtAAAACAACATCGTCTATAAacttaaaaacaaaataaatagttAACCTAAAAATTGGAAAACGGTGAGTGAGATTTAACAGAGCTAATAGTAAAaaattttcttatcatttaattctaaaaaaatattagttATCAACTGTGGTTTAACTAATCACCATTgtataaattgagaataataaaaacTGATTTATGTAAAGAGATGTGTATGTTACATCtccttaatttattttatttctttatttatttagataCGAAgaacaaatcattaaaataattggggAAAGACCAagaggcacagcccaaaactgttctccCCGAAGAATTTTGATTACACTAGTCcaaaatgtaggttatgtttcatccACTTGTGAATTTGGTCCAAATTTGAGTGTAAACATTTGGatgaataagacgttgatgttgtcaataccactataattgttcaaaataaatttaattgggTCCAAATTAAGTGTAAACActcaaaaacaagaaattttgGATGAATAAggcgttgatgttgtcaataccactatttattcaaaatcaatttaaattacagACCATGTTTCCAGAGCTCAGCTGAAGATGTAGCAGGTGAAACCTGATTCTGTAATTTAAAtctgattttgaacaaatatagtggtattgacaacatcaacatctTATACTTTCAAttgtcttttttattttattctctcaATTGATTTACTTTCACATCACAGATTTTGttgtattgacaacatcaaactcttagtgccggttgcacaaaagccggttaaattttaatcgtgattaatttcacaataacgaatcagagaagccttcttttcaaaaaagccttctctgattggctctcgtgaaattaatcacgattaaaatttaaccggctgttgttcCACCGGGTCTACCAACTTATCGTtagtattcaattattatactgATTTACTCTCACATCACAGATCTCATTTAGTAAGTAAATTCACAATGGATAATGTAAAAATatgtaaataattaatttctgttaACAGAgtttcaattcattttgaatgattAGAGTTTGAAAGTAGAGTAAAcacaacgttagtagacagaaggttgatcactcacaggtgtaagattcgaagtggtggggggaacgccagcgtgacgtcacgtgtagtaaaaatgtgatagagtaactacactgagcatacagtttattcactgtatcttcaaatacatcgtcgtttaatcccctcaagattgacctagaacttaaaaattctccatacttatagcgaattaatcaccgattctaatgatgttgtttaaaatatcaagttcattgaacttgtatgaataaaataaagttgaaagtttttcaagaatctaaacacgtgacacgaaaaagttaataagctggaaaagcgttggTAGACAacgttttctattataattcagattaacccataaaaaatcttgataaaccaatgcatttcaataaaacaataaaccgatcccgataaatccaatGAATTCCATTCATATAATGCACTGAatacatgctggtatcgagcacatgttctacaagaatcaaaatatctcatccccgaaattcacaagctgatgtatagccaaactacaaaatataaacacgacctagaagataagaaaccttaagggtttgaaagggaaggttaggaggtgggttttttgcttttatattgcaaaatgcttgtattattcaaatgttttgataattattgtaaagcagaaacagaaagcttgcatgtcaaaaaatgtttgtgttatataatttgactataggccaccgtatgattttcaagaatgcgatattctgcctactctgtactacagcctacgtcacggctgcagttcccccactccaattgcatttcaactaaaatactatagatgagtgaccaaccttctgtctactaactttggagTAAACAGGCTTCCTTCGCTCGCCaagtgaatttatttgatattggcattttttaattaaaaaaaatcaaatcttcaGTGGATAATGGGGTAATGTAATTGATTCAATTGTGTACTGATTTTGAATTTGTGTATTGTTTGAAGGTGGCCTCCCTGAACACCGGACGAGCTGGCGCATGCGTGGTTGTCGTCCCACCAATCCGTCAATAAAAATACAACTATTGTGATAATACCTTTATCTCGAGCGGGCGCTCACTATCTACTACATTCCagttattgatgtgatatttttAGCGCTCATATtaagtacagtatttcgatttTAGACAACATTCTAGTTTTTGTAAGGCTTTCAGAGATAGAATTGACAATTTATACTCTTGTATTTGAATTGTAGTGTTAGTTATTAATCTTTTATTATCAACTATGAAGTTAGATTTTGTActtttatatattgttttttgtatttgAAATGCAATTTCATGTTGACGTATATGTATTGATGCCAAGAATATCTAAAAAGATGTTTCATGAGAAATTAATCTTGCGTTTTCATCACCCACCTGCTGATTTATTACTGTACCATATTCAACTTGAATCATCCAAAAGAACGTTTTGTTGCCAACCAATAAACTGATTTCACTTGacatatattatgaaatttggGCAGTCCATATAATATTGCTCATCATAGTCTCGCATATACCTAGTAATCTTTTCATTATCATGTTAATAATTtcatagttttattcaattttcaataagaaatttttattttactctatcagtGACGTTCTTAAAGTTATTTTTTTAAGTAAGGCTCGTTTTCTCAATAGGTACACTTGAATATGCAGTGATTTTTGCAGATAATAAGACCTTGATTTTCAGAGGTGTCACTGTGGAACAGGCAAGGAAAGAATCTGCCGGGCACTTTGAAGTTGTAGTTTCTTGCCAACAAGCTGAAACTTAATTAGGAAAAAACAAGCAACCCAGCAAGCTGAAACTTAATGAGAAAAAACAAGCAATCCAGTTTGCTCGTTGAAAAGACAAACAGTTGCATCATATCCAATGAAGCTATTAGGATTCTGAATGGATAAGAGATAAAGCTGGAATCACCATGTGCACCAAGTCTGCAGGAAGCTGTACAGAGTACAGAACCTCCTCAGAAAACTGATAATGTGGGGGATCAAACCAGTCTTACTATGACCAAGCATTTGCTGTTTCACAGCCACATCATTTATGGCCTGCTCCTGTGGAGTCAAGCACCAGCTGTAAGGATAATATCATTTCCCAGCTTTAGGGATCATCATTTATGGATCTCGGTATCCATAGTCCTCAGTCAATAtgtattgttaattattattattattaaacgaaaatccaaattaaatgctgtaattcaccccgaagacttctgctactgcaaatatcgaCAACAGGCTGTTTACCGCAAATGGAACTTCGATGAgctaatattcaaaatttttttgtcagcccgggaagctgacaaataatttttgaatagtagcgctcatcgaatttctatcTGCGGTAAAAagtctgttgtcaatatttgcagtagcagaagtcttcagggtgaattacagcatttaatttagtttttcgtttaataataattattattcattagcatttgaataataatatatctcagtaatttccatctgtagagtGAATATGTATTGGGTTTGCTGATGTATATCAAGAGGAATCAGGAGCAGCTTTAAAAAATATGTGATATACACAGCCACAATACGGGACTTGCAACTAGATGGAAGGGTGCCCCAAAGCCAACTGGCAGGGAACTACAATAGCTTTCCATCACATACAATAAGATTGTTTCAACAGCCTTGTTCCTagacaaaattagaaaaaaacgGGACTCTTGGTTCCTACCTCGGTGAAAATGAACTCTATTCACTGCAAGATTTGAATAAGAAGTCTTTTTTAGGATCAGGAACCTCCACAGCATGAATAACCATGCAGGTTTTTTACTGTAATTGGAAACTTCAGATACTGCTATCTGGAAATCTCTAGAACAAATTATTCAAGTAGCCTATCATAGAATTATACCTACGGTATCTAAATGCAAAGGTTACAATATTCTATAGGGTAGCCCGTAGCCTATAGCCCACCGGTACCTATAGGTTTAGTACGGtacaatattctatttataatctTTGTTAACAGTTGGGCTATAGGTGCCGTACTTCATATCCCATCATAAACTCACAACGTTACAGTACCGGTACCTAATTTGTTGTGCACATTGTGCATAGTTttaagctgaacaaaaaagttaacAATTACCGATAAAAACAAACTACACTACGCCTATTGTGATAAAATATACTGTAATGTAGGCTCATAGATGATAAtatgcctatagtgaggtccacgttataatgacagtatttgattaactttgatgttgctatcctagtctatcattcgacaaagcaggtagtactatccttttctagctccgcaacgatgccaaatctgcttttggcaatgtagaaatataataatgcagagaataggcaacgctgttcttctatctttatccactgccattttaaagtggacctcactataatagatGATAACAGTCCTATTGATGTAGGCCTATAGATTATGTTATCAGAAACGGCGAATCGCGAATGTAGTGGTATGGTAGTGCCAGACCCAAGGGAATCATGCTTGCCCTAAAAGATAGATGTGAGCGTGACAACGGCGATGACAGAGAAAGATACCGTCGGGCCAAATCCATCTACAAAAAATcgggtgtggcgcactcacacaactttccttgccgttatgaaaattgatcacctgacgctagtgttcccgcgcatctcaagtctactattcaaagatttgagccagctggtgacagggcaataacgctggagacacatatgaggtctgctatctcttcatagtgaatgatttgatagaatcaacaataatttgcaattgaataatcacattttctcgaattaaaagcttattttcagttttaggtgaaaatgttactgaacattaattgtagagattttcatgctcaatctactccacttgattttttttgtttcaattgtatctgaagcctgataattgggaatctatctgcattgatggggcggagctcctgaaatttttacagatatgggacttgtggcagttgatagagcttatcgatgactattttaggtatgaatttgatcaaaatcgttggagccgtttccgagaaaatcacgaaaaaccctgtttttgacaacattttcgccattttagccgccatcttgaattgcatttgatcgaaattgttcgtgtcggatccttatagtgaaaggaccttaagttccaaatttcaagtcattccgttaattgggagatgagatatcgtgtacacagacgcacatacactcatacacacacacacacacacacttacagaccaatacccaaaaaccagttttttggactcaggggaccttgaaacgtatagaaatttagaaattggggtaccttaatttttttcggaaagcaatactttccttaggtacctatggtaatagggcaaggaaagtaaaaaagtattGAGCAAGCTAGAAAGTTGACAACAGCATCTAAAATTGAGAGTGCACCAAATCATTGCAAGGCTGCATGGGATGTGATAAACTCACATAGATCAATGCCGAGGAGACAACTTGACTTTGCAAGTGCTGACTATTTCAACAGTTTCTTTATAGAGTCAGTGAATGACATAGTGAGTGCATTGCCTGTTGTTCCTGAGGATCCAGTTGAGCTTCTGGCTGCACGAGTACCACCCACGCACGCTTGTCTTTCTGTCTTCTGTCCAGTCACTCCAATGGCCCTTAGGAGGATAATCCGTTCTTTTAAACCATCCAGGAGTCCTGATATCTATGGAATGTCTGCTTATATGCTTTGGGAGGTGATTGATTCTATTTCAGATCCCCTGGCAGCAGCTGTCAACGACTGCCTGAGAACCGGTGTTTTTCCAGATTTCCTGAAGACCTCAAAAACCGTTCCTGTCTACAAGAAGGTGGACTACCAGAGCCTTAACAGCTTCAGGTCAATTTCAGTGACTCCAGTGTTTGGAAAGGTGGCTGAAGCAGTCATCAAGCCCCAGCTTGAGAACTTCTTTGAAAGACAAAACCTTCTTTCGAGTATGCAGTTCGGTTTTTGAAGAGGGAGATCTACTGTGGATGCAGTAAATAAAGTGGCTGAACATATTGGACAGGTGTTTGAGAATTTGTCTCTGGAGCTGACCTTGTGCGACCTGAGCAGACGAGCCTTTGATTGTGTTGACCATTGCATCCTGATTGAGAAACTGCGCTACTATGGTGTAGTGGACTCAGCACTATCCATTCTGGAGTCCTATATCTGGCTGGGAGGCAGCAGGTGGTGTCTCTGGGTGGAGCTTCTTCCTGTCCACTCCCTGTGAGCCATGGTGTACCTCAGGGATCAATCCTGGGACCGATCCtattcataattatgataaacgACCTAGACAGTGATGATTCAATGCTCTTGTTTGCGGATGATACATCATTGATGTCATCTGGCCGTGACCTTCGTCAGCAGGTGTTGGAGATGTCAGCTTAACATCTGCGGTCTTCAACTTCATGGTTCCTGGCAAACCGATTCCAGTTGAACTGTCACGTTTCCTATGGTCTACTCATGTGGGACCATTCAGCAAAGGTTGAGGACATACTGAAGCTGCAAAAACGGGCTGCCTGAATCATCACCGCAAGCGATTATCGCGCACACTGCAAGCCCCTTTTTGTTAGACTTGGTATTCTAACAGTGATCTGCCACTTCCTACTTCTCTGTCTAATGTATGTCAAGAAGAACCAGCAGTACATGTTGACTCGGACTGATGTGCATGAACATAACACCAAACATCGAGAGCTGATTGATATTCCCAGAGTACGCCTTCAGAGATCACAGTTGTGCTTCAGGAGTTCGGCATTGCGATACTTCAATAGGCTGCCTACAGGAGTAAAACAGTTGGATTTAAGAGCGTTCGAGAGAGTTGTATGACTTGTATCCAAGCACTTGAAAAGCAAGGCGTACTACAGTATTAGTGAATATATAAGTGATGATTTGTCGGAAATGCTGTCTTGCTAAACATGCCTTatgtatgtttttgttttttgtgtattgtattttatgtttttgacgccATCAATCCCATATATTATGGGTAAAGAATGCAGATTTAGGTATAAAGGTAGTGGTTTTATTGTTTGGGAGGGAAGCTAATAAGCTATGGGGTGCGCATAACGAGAAGGTCCTTGGCTGTCGTCAGAAAGTGTGGGTTAACAATGAAAACCAGGGCCCTTCTCGTTGTGTACTGGTATACGAGAAAAACACTCTACGAACAGCTGATAGGCAAGCATTGTAATCATGACAAGATAACGTTCAATTCGTGTTCAAAGTGGCGTGTCCTCTGTTCAATGTTCTCTAGTTGATTAATAGTTTATTAGTTTTTAGTCTAGCTTgtagtttatttcaataataatggcTATTAAAATTACGAATAATAACATTGTTACAATCTCTTCTACTGACGCCTTAAAAATTCACATACTCTCGTTTTTCTGGGGTGTTTGGTGTATTTTAAGAAAGTTTATGAGAGAAGTATTGTACAACGCTAATCCTCAGTTGAAAAGGGATAATCCACCCACATGTCTTGTTGATACAACCCTTGGACAACACTCGTATGTCAAACTAAAGgtaagttataataattatacgaaatcaccttgctattcATACTTAGCTAACCTATTATTTTGATAGGACTAcagttttaatttatttactcGGTACTAACATGGGAAGTCATGATTGGTTTACATTATTGCACTTCTTATTGCCTTAAGGTAATGTCACTATTCAtcctttcatattaatcacgaagctttaaataatttatttcaaacttgAGAACGACGCTAAGCCTAACCTAAAATCTACCTCTGTTAGGTACTGCAGGCATTTTTTAGATTATTAGTACATGAATCAAAAtcgttgttttatttttatattaaatttttacaaataaccCAAAGAAATActatttattacatttcattaAGCCTAATTCGTTCTATATTGCTGGGATATTGAATGGtcttttgcattttattttctGGATTTTTTCTTATAAAGTTGCAATATGTTATGAAATACGGTACGGTAATAATTCTTATAACTTTTCTTGATGGCAACCCATGTGTGGGGTGTAATGTTAATTAATGAAATGCATGATTAGTTATCAGTGTTCATTTGGAGCGTACTTTACTTGAGTAAAACTGGGACTTTTAGTAAAACTCGTACTTTTCAGGGAGTAAAACTGCATTACCTAGAGGCAGGTCGTAAAAATGGTCCTGTACTTTTGCTGTTACACGGGTTTCCAGATTGCTGGATTAGTTGGAGATTTCAAATACCGGTGTTGGCTGAACATTACAGGTAAGAGTTCTAAAATAATACTAGGCCTATagcattttcttgaaaattacttGGAACTAGAAATTGCTatagattttattcaattgacccAATACCACAGAGAAAGGATAGCATAATAATATATACcattgtatagggcgtttacTCAAGTCTATGTAATCAATTTTTGTaaagctggtagtctctcatactgtgcccatGTCAAGAGGATACAGCATACTCTGGCTGCCCGAAGTGACGttcacaaccacaacaccaggcgCTGCGAGCTGCTGGATGTCCCTAGGAGACGTCTCCACCGTTCACAGGCCAGCTATAgagtttctgcactgaaattcTTCAACAAGCTGCCTCCTGGTGTGAAGCAGTTGGATGAGGCCGCCTTCAAGAGAGCCGTCAGGAAGCTGCTTTGTGATAAATCATATTATAGTGTAATTGAATTTATGAGTGATTTGaactttttttaaaaagtgatcacttttttTACCTGCTATCTGAATAGTTTTTGTGTTATTGTGTATGTTGAAATCGAACTCTATGACGCCATCGATCTCACtaatgtgggtaatggatgaagcagaaGTATTAAAGGTATTAAAGGCCCTCGTATGCTacatccacatgttggcccaatgaaggccaatgcCAACCAGTGCCAGTGTATGGATGGGAGGTTTGCTAACGTTGGCTACCGCTGGCCTTTATTGAGCACTGATCACATTGTAGACTGGGCCAAAATGTGGACTTGGCATAACACTATCAcccggcttgagttaacaaaaatcggcatgaaatttagaacataaacgacctacaccatgggatatttttTTATGCTATACGGGCGTCTCAAATAGACGCGCTGCATTTTTTTCGCTTGTTTGCTGGATGTTGTCTCTTATGGGGTAAACTATACAAGCGAAGTAGCTACGCTCCCCATAGAAATAAACGCTTGGGAATGCATTCTGAAGATGCGCGCGAAATAAAGTCAGCTTGTCAGACGCCCGTATAGTTGGGGGCTAATAATGACAACCATAATTCAGTAAcacttattaatattaaataatatttgtcGTTTGAATGAAACCTTTAACGTTGAATAACTATTTTCTGTTGGAACTACTTTAAACTTAGGTCTTGGCCCCAACTATACGGGCGTCTTAGACGCCCTGAATTTATTTCACGCGTCTCCAGCCTCCAGCCTGCAGCCTCTTACGGAGAGCGTCTATTTCGCTTGAATGTAGTTAATCCCTTAAGGGAAATTCATCCGGCTAACGAACTAAGAAAATTCAGTGCGTCTGACGCGCTCGTATAGTTGAAGTCTAACGTGACTATGTTTTCTGCTATAGCTAGCTCAATATAATTCACTACTAAGGATCTTTACTCATATCAGTATATCCTTCAGGATCTATCTTTTATTCATtatgtaatttatatatatatcatatattggaataaatattGTCGTTTGTAATTGATCATCTCCTTCTGTCAAATACGCATTATTGTCTTGATAAGGAAAGTTGTACAGTAAGGAAAGTTGTTtgctgtgaataacaaatagtgagtaggtttttgattttttattaattttttttaaataagtgcaatatttctaaagttttcaatttattgtgatacattctgtgattaaTTTTAGAGTATataatcaaccttcaaaattttaaatcatcattcctggaccgaaaatcaagtaacaaagcagtgtgtgattacataaccttatcttttggacaacattaacattttttatcaaaatttttggagagaaatagtacaggcttagcctagtttttcctccaatgtcataattgtattatgattatagtattttatacaataaatgaaatgagttgtgaaaattttctgcttataattattttccgttGTTGTAATGCATTTTTAGAACTCACTCAACTACTCCCTGTTAGTTGAAAATGTAGCCTAATGCTTTGAAGCGCTTTCAGATTAAAAACTATTATCATCAATGGTTGTAGAAgtgaaattttatatttattaaaatatttaatatttagcATAGTGCAAGAATATGGGCAAATATCAAAAGATAATGATCAATTAATGTTTCTTCGACAGGGTAATAGCATTAGACTTGAAAGGATTCGGAGATTCCGATAAACCTGAATCTCGAAAATGCTATCGACTGGATGTGCTGCTGTCAGAGCTGAAGGAGCTGATTGCTGCCCTCGGAGTGGAGAGCTGCAGCATTGTTGGTCACGATTTGGGAGCTCTGATTGGCTGGTTCTTTGTGCACATGCACCCTGAAATGGTCGACAAATtcgtttcaatttcatgtccgCATCCAAATCTCTATTGGAATTATCTTCCGAGCTCCAGTATTTTCAATACAAAGTGAGTTAACAGTAAATACTTTTTTCGCATTTGTCGCGATTTTTGTGTTTAATGACACGATATTTAAATACCAGTATTGTATCATAAAaattacattaaataatattttcattcacacaCATTTGCGGGACAGTTTGTGTGCTGTGTCATGAGAACAGAAGAGTGGATTGCTTTTGTCTTCATCATATACATTTTCCAGCAAAATTGggtgattgatttgaaactagtataatattaaatttatctttTAAGTTCAAGTTTTTAACTTTGTGacgaaattcattcattcaccataatagaatttcattttataatattcccAATGCTACATTTACTCTTTATCATTAGCCTATATAGTAAATTGCTCTTTAGTTTGTAGTTCCTAAACTTTACTTGATTAATGTTACGATCGATGAGAAGTGGATTAATGtgaattttaaaatgtattatactttatactgctgtataaaaataattgaagatgaaatggTTTACTGTATCACATATAATCTTGGCAAGGTTTCAACTTGTTTCCGAACTTTTACTGAAATAGACGATTGTTtacgaaaaaatgtgattaaataatataattgcagTTATCTCAATCGTTTACGGTGCATCACTACTAGTATTGCGCTCGAACTGATAGTAGCTCAATCGTGTTGATACTGTCAACTTATCATCCTCTATCACACAATAACTCTATTGTATTCTTTTAGTTCATATTTTGAACATCGATATTCGTTGGAAAGaattagagttttatttttaattgatgattAATAAAAGCTTTCACTGCTCTCTTAAATACTCCTGATAATCCTAGTTGT
Coding sequences:
- the LOC111044722 gene encoding epoxide hydrolase 4, which produces MAIKITNNNIVTISSTDALKIHILSFFWGVWCILRKFMREVLYNANPQLKRDNPPTCLVDTTLGQHSYVKLKGVKLHYLEAGRKNGPVLLLLHGFPDCWISWRFQIPVLAEHYRVIALDLKGFGDSDKPESRKCYRLDVLLSELKELIAALGVESCSIVGHDLGALIGWFFVHMHPEMVDKFVSISCPHPNLYWNYLPSSSIFNTNWIHYSQLPHLPELDALRDDLNIINKCFQHLSVKDVSSAYLDAYKYSFSRKEDWTGPINYYRNLPFWRVNVAVDSDANLRVPVLMMVGNRDSSVHLESVIKSTDFVDKFSLKVIDGAGHFPHQENPKHVNKILFSFLVGNITPPVTPAPSGGLVYRMFGAVSSTMKYGNQMMDVVSKRSNGITSKAITVGQGAT